Genomic DNA from Kluyveromyces lactis strain NRRL Y-1140 chromosome C complete sequence:
TTCTTGAGCGTTCTTATtgcttgaaagaaaaaggtttTGAAGCATTGATAATAAATATGATTCTGCCTCTGTGCccttgaaggaagaagtgAGTTTTTGTAAAATTGACACTGGATCATCCATGTCAACATTTTCAGTAAATTTCTGACTatctatcaaagaattataGTCGTCGATTGCAGCATCCTCAAATTGTAGCAACATTGTTGACAACGGTGGATAGTCTAGTAATTGCATCTTCTGAAGTATTCTATTCAATCCAAAGCTTTTGAGTTGAGTTCTCATCATGTGTCGCTTTTTGACGTCTTCGTTATTCAGACATAATTGATCGATAAGAACGATAGAGTCAACCAAATACTCATATATGGAATTCTCGCCAGTATTATTTCTATATTCATCTGATGCTCCGACAAGAGAACCCATTTTACCTCTACCATCTAGTGTCTGTTCAACAACGTATAGCCATTGTTGAAGTATTTTGCAAACTTGATACAGTTGTGGGTTAGACTCTGGATCAGTAGAATCATTGGTAGAGAATTTTGCTTTCATGTGAATATTCTGGACGAGCGAAGTTTCATGGTTTAGAGATTCCATAACTAATGAGAAACAATCCAAACCAGCTGTCCTTGATTTAAAGTCCTCGTCTTTTGTAACTAGATAGATAAGTGTCTCTGTTGCTAACCTTCGTGTGGGTATTTTAGTAGATAGTAACCCTTCAACTAGTGCGTTAGTTACCAACGTAGAGTTCACGGCTTCTTCTAAGCATTCTCTTATGTTGAGTAGTACTCTCAAGCACTTGAACAAAGCAGTTTCCCTCTCCAAAAACTGAGGATCAGTCACAGCATTTTGGTTGTCTGTAGTATCCTGATGCATGCTGGTGATGATCAAATTTGCAATTGCAACTTGGCCCTGAGCTTCTAAGAACGAAATCACCCAATCTAACGGTTCAGTACGTAATGATACCCATAAATCATTCagttctttattttttatcttcttgCTGATTATCTGACGGACATAATATTCTGGTGGGAAATGAGACGGAGAGAGCAGCGAACCCTGTGATTCATTTGTATGGAGCATGCCCTCATATTGAGTGTTCAGTTTCGATGTACTAGTCTTACGTTTCAACATATTCTGGGTGTCATTAGCAGAAAATCTAGGTTTCGTGCTTTTCAAACGCTTGAATTCTGACTGCAGATCTTGTTTAACCATtaaccattttttttctatgGGATAATTCAACATGTCTTTCTGATCCTGTGAGGAAACGGAGTCGAAAACGTTCCTCTTTATTAGCAGGTCCATAAACAAGCCATTAATCTCTTCAGGATTTTCGGGTCTATCTAGTTTTAGTGTCCCATCATTTGTTAGGAATCTATTCAGTATGGAAGTCGAATTGGAGCTGACAGACACGGCAGAGGAGGATATGATTGATTTGTTCGTGGATGATCTTGTCAATTGGCTTGACCTTCTAGAATAGGAATATTTCGTTGGAGAAGTTAACAACGATGCACTCTGTGAACGGGAATTGGCCTCGGGATCCATTGTGTAATGGGATAAATTATGAGTATTCAAGGAACTAATTTTGTTCAGTGGTTTGCTGCCTCCAATTGGAGTTGCGGATTCTAATGATGCAGTGGTAAACACCCTCTTTGGTGAGGATATAAGTTCCTTTCGAGTCTGTGATGGTTGAGAGCTTCCATGATTCCCTCCAGTAGCTagttttttcaaattcgaaAACAGGCTGCTTCCTTGAGAATTACTCAACGATCTTGAATGAGAGTTCTCGTTCCCAGTTGGCCCTCTGGAACTTTGCGACCTCTGCATATTGGCAATCAGGTGCGTTCTTGGAGCTGTAAAATAGGGTTTCTACAATTTTCGCTCCAAATAGCCTATAAAGAATGCTGCGCAAAGTTTCCGGACTGTTAGAGCAATAAAATGTCCTTCTATATGCTGGACAATTACCGTGAGAACGCACAGAAGCACAGgtattcaaaaacaaaaaaaaagttgcaGCGGCAAACCAAACTTTCAGTTGCAAACGTTTCAGAATCCAGTATGTAATAAAGTGGTATCTATCCAGTAGAACCTATTACTTTGAAACCTCGCAATCTTCTTAACCAACTAATTATTCCGAAACACTCTTCCGTCTCGGTGTATCACATCAACTTTGCATATAAAGTACATAAATCCTTTCGAtgattttggttttatttgtttttcaaaaatatacTTCTGCAAAATGTTTGTCCGGCAGTTGTTGTCCGATCATATTAAGGGTTTCTCTGGAACAGTTAAGTAGTTTCGACCTTCCGAATACTGCACGTCACTGAATTCCAGATCTTCGTCAAGGTATAAATCTTCCACCCTGAGTTTTGGAATTTAGTTTCTCTTTCTCCAGATATTTCAAGGAATCATCACTACTTGAGTTTTCAGCTGGGTTGTATTTGCTCCTAATAGTACATATATGTATTAAAAATGCCCTtagagaagagaagaaacgCTATATTTGAAACAAATGGATATATTATGAAGTTCATTAACTACACAGTATTTACAGCTTGATATTAATACCCAAAGTTAAGATTTGATATAAATATGAATATTATCAATTTCCAATGTCAGTTTGATGATTATGTTTTATTGAGTCGACCTTGGTCCTAAATATGggcattcttctttttataGTGCATCTGCTTGATAGGGCCCACTTGAGTTCACCAAAAATTAGTTTTTTTTGCCAATTCAAGGTTCCGAACGTAGCGAACTGTTGATCAAACATTGTCTCATCGATAATAGTAGTGTGTTCCTTCTAATCCTAACGGATGCTATGATTGTGATTACCCGGACAAATGTTaccatttttctttgctggGTTGAGGGGAGCTTTACTTGTTTTCGTTTGACAAACCTAACGAAGGTAAGAAATAAAATGGGATCTAGAAACACAATGGAAACGCTTCCGAAacaaaaagattcaaattcaatatcGGAGATATTTATTATAGAATCATCTGAGCAGCTACGTGATTAGTCGTTATTTTGTTAGAACACTTGTAATTCCATGCACTACAGTTGGTATTCAATGAGGCATCCGAAATAAGAATATAATAACAAAAGTTCATTAGAGAATTTCATCAAACGGAATctatgtatatatatatatacatatagATATAAATATGGGTAAACTGAATAAGAATACGAATAATACGTTGTCTGGTAGGTGGAGAAGAGATTATGGGAACAGAGTAGCATCTTAAATTCATGTAACAAATCTGAACATGATCCAGTTTTTCAGAAAAAACGGATCTACATTAAGCGGCGACAGCCCAGAACTTTTCCCATAGGTTCTTTGGTTCCTCTTCCTCCCAAATTATGACATCTATGTCTCTTCTGTCTGAGTCGATATCTACCTCGTCTAATGTACGGAATAATTTTGTTCTGTAAATAGTTTGGAAAATTGCCCATACGAtaaagaataagaaaacACTGATGTAAGCAGCGAAAAAGTCTGACACATTGAAATGTGGAGCGAATGCAGTAAAGCCTTGAATAATGATGATCACTgtaatgaaaaatgcagCATAGTATGCGGCGTAAGGCATAAATTTGGCTTTGTAAGGCAAATCATCACGAGAAATTCCGCGGTGTTTCAGGGTTTGCATGAATCTGATATGCGAAATAGAAATTAACAACCATGTTATGAAACCAGCAATAGCAGTGATATTCAATAACCAATCGAAAACTTCTTGGGCGTCATTTGAGACATTCAAGTAGGCCAAGAATCCGAATACTGCTGTGATCAGAACTGCAATGAATGGCACACCGTGCTTAGTtgttttcgaaaagaatttAGGAGCCAAattattctttgataaaCCAAAGAGAATTCTTGAACCGACATACACATTTGAGTTACCGGCAGATATGATGGTTGTTAGAATGACAGCATTGAAAATATGTGGTAACACTGGAGTCCTACAGTTTAGAATTGCTATTAAGAATGGAGATTGAGCAATGTAAGAACCATTATCAGAACCTTCTAATTTAGGATCATTATATGGAACTAATAGTCCaataaagaacaaagatcCAATATAGAAGATCAATATTCTGAAAAAGACTTTATTGATGGCTCTTGGAACAGcttttcttggatttttAGTTTCACCTGCAGTGATACCGACCAATTCAGTTCCTTGGTAAGTAAATGCAGCACTGATTAGCGAGGACACCCAACCTAAGAATCTGGCCTTGTTAACATTTTTAGCGATTATACCGTTACCCCAAGGGCCGGGCTTTCTCCAATAACGGAAACCTATTGGCCCCTCTGGACCAGCACCGCAAACCATACATAGAGAATAGATTAAGAATCCAATGATAGCAATGACTTTGATGGAGGCAACCCAAAACTCAAACTCACCGTACCATTTAACAGGGAACATATTGAAGGATACCAATAATACCCAAAATATAGCGATCCATGCCTCCAATGGGACGGCATCGGTCCAGTATTGAATAATTTGGCCTACAATTGATAGTTCTAGTGCAAAGGTAATGGCCCATGAAAACCAGTACATGTAACCATTTGCTGCACCGACCGCTGGGGAAATGAATCTTTGTGAAAAGACTGTGAATGAGGAAGTGACTGGAATGAATGTAGCCATTTCACCTAAAGATTGCGTCACTGAATATGCTAAAGTACCGATTAACATAAATGCAATTAAAGAGCCAACAGGTCCAGCGTTCCATAACGGTCCTGAGATACTAATAAACAAACCAGTACCAATTGTCCCTCCAAGAGCAATCATAGAGACGTGTCTTGGTTTAAGGGCTCTCTTCACTTCAGCTTGGCCTATCGAGCCCTCCGGGTCAAACATGCGAGATGAGTCGTCATCGATGGCTTCTAATGTCAAATTATTATCTTTAGAAAACCTTAGCGGATCATCgattttggaatttgaaacaTGCATTCCACTTCTAGCGCTTTGTGACTGAGAAAGGTTTGAGTGTAGAGCTTCTAACTCTTCCAACTCAATCTGTTGGGCAATGGAGGTCATCTTAAAACTCTCTATTTAGTAGCCAGTGTTTCTACGTTTCTTCTGGAACACTTACTGCAGAGTTTTTCACCGCGTGAAAAGTGTAGCTTATGTATCTTGAGCTTCCTTCAGCGGAAACAGTAGAGGAAACAGTTGTGAAAGTTTATTTGATCGAACACTGCGATTTTACTTTCACTATAAGTTCGGTTCTTGTTCTTCCGGATTAAATGTATGacttgaaaagaaacgaatgatccaaagaaaacaaatcaaAAATGGAATAAAAGTTCAACTGTTATGAGCAACGATAAAGCAATACAAAACTAACTCCAGTTTATTTGACAAACAGAACAGTGAGGATTGAAAAGTTTATTGAGTGATAAACAAATAGTTTTGATGCAATAATAGTATTCTTAGGATAGGTTGTCCTTTTTGTATTGTTGCGTGACGAGGTATTTCCAAACAGCTTGTATTACTTGCTAGCTTGGATCTTTACTTTTTCAGCACAGAAAAGCCAAGGACgagaaagaaatcttcCTTAGAAAAGCGGCAAGTAATCTTTTTCTAAAAAACATCCACAAATACGGTAACCGAAAAAGCGCAACAGTGTAGTATCTTGGACACTAAGCTTTTGTTAGATGGAAGTATTGAAATGTAGCCTTTGATCTCTAGAGAGAAGTGATATGAACCATCAAATCAGGTAACATAGGCCAAATAATCCTTGAGCCACACCGAACTTTTGTCATTTTACGTTCTATCATTGTTTTTATATAAAAATGTTACAATctaaacaaaaaataaagaaaagacaggacttaaaaaaaaaaattccaTTTGACTGAAAAACGCTTATCAGATATCTGATAATAATTAGTATTGACAATGGAATTTTACATGCACAACCTCTCGAAACTGCGCAGAAGGCGCTAGCAAATTAATTTGTCACTTCCCAAACACCCCGTAGCTGCATATAGATGTAGGACATATGATTATGAGGTGGAATTTGGTAGCCGTAGGTGTATTGTATATCAACAAACTTGAGTAATAAATGTATCAATTAATGAAGGAATAAGTATATGCTTGTTTGAGCCTGACTTATTGAGAATGCAAGAGCTTAGATGAGGAGATGAGGAGATGAGGAGATGAGAGATGAGACTATCGAAGCGGAGCAACAATGTTACTCAGCACGTATGTATTTAGAATACGGTTAAAATAACGAAACATCTCATTATGATGAGGGAGGCCGATTCCATCATAACGGTATTATGGTGCAAAGAAAGTTAGATCAAGAATAGAAATAAACAGAAAGCATTGAGAACTTAGTAACGGCGGGAGAAAGTTCAActtcaatgaagaaaaaacagGGGAAGAGGGGAAATCATTTGATGAATCAGACTGATTCTACAAAAAATTATCACCACAGTCTTCAGAGATAAGTCAAGATATGGAAACAAAGATCCGATTGAAAAAGTAGTCACTCATCATTGATAAAAATAATCCATAAGCGTTGCGATAAGGATGAATACACTCCCCTATCGTGATAGACGCAGGAATGCACAGAGGAGAAGGGATGGGATACCCTTCCGATGAGTTTAGAACAGTGAATATTTCGAAAAGAACTATAAAACCATTTCCTTTAACGTTTACTCTTCGAGCTTTAATTCGCCTGTTCTTGAACTTAACGACCTTAATGTTCAATATTTCACTAGTTTAGCAGAAATGTACCAATTTTGGCAAAACTGGGCCACATTGGCTCAAATTGGCTTAAATTGGTCAAATGGATGGGATGAATCCCATTTCTTTCGAGGGCTATAAAGGCATATGCCATGCTATCACCTGCTCTTTACTGACATTTTTCAGTGAGAATGTGATatataagaaaaaaaagcaacAACTTTTAATACCCGAAAACAATTTGGACCGAAGGGCCATACGAGAATTAAGTAATGTTAGCTGAAAAGACAGTGCCTCTTGCATGACAGGCATTTCCTTTATTTCGGCAATCTCATTTCTCTCTTCAGTACAGAAAGATATCTaaaatcttcttgataGTAAGCTATCTTATTGTCAATCGAATCCAGCCCAAGCATCAACCAATCACTCTCGATGCGATATAAAATAGAAGAAGTTTAGCCCTACGCCACACCTATAGAAatatgtttcttttttaaaGGGGGGCTAATATCTTCgaacaaaatataaaaacaaaaacaaaaagtaCAGTTGTTCCTGGCGCGTATACACAATGTGTAGAAGTTGATGTGCAAAACATGAGAAGTGCCTTTAAATgtagtcacgtgatcaaaTAGTTTTTTGTGGCACAAagcatttctttttcgatATTTTCCGTTTGTGTCTCACCtctcaaaaaaaagaaatgttcTCAGGGCGGATCATTGCgctctttctttttatcaTACTGTATAGCCCTTCGTCTTTACAAAGTTTGCATATCACTGTCGCATACccaaagagaagaaagatttatCTACCATCAATAATACGGTAAATCAGCGGATGTACTTGGGTGCTGCCAGCAGCTTCATAAACATAAAGAGTTATCCttatccttttttttttcctcttgaGAGCCTTGAGCAGTTTACCTTTCTGGTCTTCAAGTGGTCACAGATTATCATTCCTGTGGAACTTCTTAAATAGCTTTATTATTCACTTGGAACTTAAGCTGAAATTCCTGTTTTACTAGAAGTTTGGTGCTTTTCGTGACCCCACATTACTTTCCTGTGgaattcattcttttccTCGCCGGTAACTTTTCTGGCAAGCTATCTGTTGGTTTCCGTAGAAAAAGGTGCCAAAGGAACAAAAATCtgttcatttttatttctttttggttgggcagaagaagaactgAAGTTGCAGCGTCAAAATTCCTTCGAATTGAACTGGAAAAACTCTCAGTTATACACTACTATTTCACCCTTGCATCAAGTGGAAAGGAATTTCTAGTGTACCAAGCCAGGCGTCCTCAACTTTCCAACGAACAGCTCAATCATACATAAAACAGAGGGTGTTTATCAGTTTCTGCTTTATCTGGTTTTCTTGTGTTTTACAGCGGACATCgtttttcatcatctggTTTTAGTGCTCGAAGAACAAGTCACCTCATTTCGTTATTAACTTTTGGCAACCTGGGGTTTTGTGTTCAGCTACTTCACTAAATAATGGGGTTTCCAGGAAGCAAGTATAGCTCATCGAGCAACTCAGGTATTGGAGTGACTAAATCAATCAAAGGCATGTTTTCTACAGACTCAGGAACTTTAAGCAAAAGATCCAAAGCCGGTGAAGATAGCATAGAACTATCAGATGTCCAAGTGTCTAGTGAGTTATACGATCACGCGGAAAGCGAGGAAGGGGAAGGGGATTTCCACGAGACAGAAGTCAAAAGAGCATTGAAGCCAAGACATGTGTCTATGATTGCCCTTGGTGGTACTATCGGTACGGGTTTATTTGTCGGAATTGCTAAACCACTTTCTCTTTCAGGGCCAGTCGGTTCTTTGATCGCATATATTTTCATGGGATCAGTAGTGTATTTCGTAACCCAATCGTTGGGTGAAATGGCTACGTTCATTCCAGTCACTTCTTCGATTACAgtattttcaaagagattttTATCTCCAGCTTTTGGAGTAGCTAACGGTTACATGTACTGGTTTAATTGGGCTATCACTTACGCAGTGGAACTTTCTGTTTTGGGTCAAATTATCAATTATTGGACCGATGCGGTACCATTGGCAGCATGGATTGCCATCTTTTGGGTTTTACTCACTGCTGCAAACTTTTTCCCAGTTAAATGGTACggtgaatttgaattttgtGTCGCTTCCATCAAAGTCATTGCCATTGTTGGCTACCTACTTTACGCTCTGATCATCGTATGCGGTGGTTCCTCTCAAGGCCCTATTGGGTTCCGTTATTGGAGAAATCCTGGCCCATGGGGTACCGGTACCATTGCTAAAAATGTCAATAAAGCCAGATTTTTGGGATGGGTTGGTTCCTTGGTCAATGCTTCTTTCACCTATCAAGGCACAGAATTAGTCGGTATCACAGCCGGTGAAGCTTCAAACCCAAGAAAAACTGTACCAAAAGCTATTAACAAGGTGTTTTTCAGGATTTTAGTCTTTTACATTggttctttgttctttgtcGGTTTATTAGTTCCATACAACAGCCCTCAATTGGAAAGTAATAGTGCAGTCATTGCATCTTCCCCATTTGTTATTTCCATTCAAAATGCTGGTACTAAGGTACTACCTGACATTTTCAACGCGGTTGTGCTAGTGACGATTCTTTCTGCTGGTAACTCCAATGTGTACGTTGGTTCCAGAGTCCTTTACTCCCTAGCCCTTAGCGGTAATGCCCCAAAACAATTTTCTTACGTTACCAAACAAGGTGTCCCATACTTGGGTGTTATTTGCACTGCTTTGCTAGGTCTATTGGCCTTCTTGGCAACGAACGAAAATGCAAATACAGCTTTCAATTGGTTAATTAATATCTCTACTTTGGCTGGTCTTTGCGCATGGTTCTTCATTTCCGTTGCCCATATCAGATTCATGCAATGTTTGAAGCTTCGGGGTATTTCTCGTGACAGTTTACCTTTCAAGGCTAAATTGATGCCATGGGGTGCTTACTATGCCGCATTTTTTGTTGGTCTTATTGTTTTCATCCAAGGTTTCACAGCTTTTGCACCAAGATTTGACGTATCGGAATTCTTCACTGCATACATTTCTTTAATCTTGCTTGTGGTATTGTTCATTCTTTGCCAACTGTACTATAGATGCAGATTTTTAACCAAGATAGAGGATATTGATATCGACTCAGATAGAAGAGAAATAGATGCCATCATCTGGGAAGATGATGAGCCAAAGAATTTATGGGAAAAATTTTGGGTTGCCCTAGCATAATCATGAAGCTATAACCTTTGCATGCTGTCAGGTGTATTTTCTCAGATCCACCTCGTCATTAGGCGCAAGCTCATTCATAGATACATGAAAACTTTGAGATTTTATATAGACTCTTTACGGATTTGATAGATTAATGGATAATTTTTTTGCATATTTCTAATGACATTACTGTGAGCTTCCGGTGCTTGCACTGGAGACCATTCAAAAAATGTGTGTGTAACACTGTTTGGTTTATGAGTTTTAATCTCATTAGAACTCAAAGTGACTTTACCCGTTCATTCTTGCTCATCAGAACCGTCAAAATGGTATTAATGTTAAAATCATGATTTCCCAATAGTGAAAACACTAATGAATTGATATCTGAGCATCATATAAAAGCGTGTTGATtttatattgaaaatactCAAATTATAGTGCTACTGCTGGCGCATTCGTCCTCATATGGAGTTCTGTTGGATGGCGGGTACTTTATTAATGTCACTTTTCACGTACATTGACAATCCAcggttttttttttgttttgttattattattcacTTGCCACCATTTTAAAGATACTTTTACTTGATCATGGTTAAGATGCGCATAGGCACTCGAAAGGACTCAATCACCTGCGGATTAACTCGGTATCCAATTGGCATCACAACAGCATATTTGTTGCTGGTTGTCAGATTGCTCGTTCAGATtctctttaatttttttcttttcatttcatttgattttggtCATTGACCTTAATTCATTTTTGCTTTATCTTTCTGTTGCGGCATATACTTATTACTCGAGGAGAGACAAGATAATTGCCAAACCATGGAATCGACAGACGACAGGAATCCTGATATTCTGTTGAAATACATCAACTCGTCTAACTTTACATTATACAATAATATTGAATACTTGACAAGGTACGCTGATAACATCGGCATTCATTTCTATCTTTGTGAGAAGCTTTTAAGTTTCCCCCATAAGGAGCTTCAATTTTACATTCCGCAATTGGTACAGATTCTTTTGACAATGGAAACGGAATCATTAGcattggaagaaattcttTTAAGGTTGAGCTCTGAAAACCCTCACTTTGCACTAATTACATTCTGGCAGTTGCAAGCGTTATTGGGGGATTTGGCGCATGATCCTACATCTTATAGCTTTCAAGTAGCACGAAGGGTATTGAACCACTTACAGTTTATTTTGTTCAATACAACCagaaaaaatgataatgaaaagattaatGAAAACATAGCGCCGGCTTTGATCTTATGCTCAATGGTTACCACCGGCTTTGCATTCCCTGGACTATTAGAACACACGAAACCCTTGATTAAATCTCAGGGACGAAGGCAAAAGAGCTATGTTTTCAAGCTTGCGAAGCATGCTATGAAAAACTTAACGAAAAACCTCACATTGAAGAACACTTTAGCCAACTCTTCATCTGGACGTAAAGTTTCATCAGACTCTGTAACTAATATTGCCAACGTTGACCTTGTAGATACCGTAACAACTAAAGAAGACGTTACttataaaaaaaagaggcAAGACTCAATATCTGATCTAAGCTTCGATATGGTCGACGACATAGGCGAAaaattatttgaagatcaCATCTCAAATTCTATTAAATTGCCCAAACGGAGGGACACCTCATATATCCATGCGGTATACAAGAATCCGCCGATAACTGAGGAAGAATACACAAATTCAATGCCTGACCTAAGAGCAAggtcatcttcttctgcatCAATGCCGGATCTGTCGGCAAAAAAGTCCATGGATGCAATAAGAGAAACTACAACAAATCCTTCTTCCTATAATGAATCCAAACGTCAAATGATCGACGTCACGCACCTTTCcacaacaaaaaaaattaaattattgaaagtGAACTACTTCCATTGTTGTACGCAGTTCGCCATAGCACTTGAATCGATTTCGCAAAGATTAGCACAAGTTCCTCCTGAAGCCAGACTCAGTGCTTTGAGAGCAGAATTGTCCATCTTAAACCGTGATTTGCCAGCCGAAGTTGATATTCCTGAACTATTGCCAGTTAATAAAAAGGGCAAACTACATAAACTTATCAAGATTTCAGCAAATGAAGCTCAGGTGTTAAATTCTGCAGAAAAAGTTCCATATTTACTATTCATCGAGTTTCTCAAAGATGACTTCGATTTTGATCCAACGTCTgaacaaaatatcaaacTACTGGAAAACAACCCTCGTAGCTCTTATATCTTTGATTTAAGCTACGTGAAACAGAATAACGCACCTTTTAAAGCTAACATGCCACTAGAAACATCATCCGGATCGGCCAATCAAGAAATGGATCTTGCGGATGTTTCAATGGTTAAATTAACTAATCAATCCGAGGCAGAAAATTACAGGCAtgaattgatgatgaaaaatgcCAAAACTGTGCCGGTAATACCTCCTGATTCACACACTCGTGGATCTGAACTCGATTTTGTCGCAGATCTACAAGAAGCGACCGAGAGGCTCACTGACATCAAACTGCATAGAGACTCTTCTGATGATTTAGCTACTCAGATGAGAGTGTCTGCCATGATGTTAGCACAACTAGACCAGTCTCCACAACAACTATCTGATAGTGCCAATCAAATCAGAGCCAAGATTATTGCGTCAATGCAAGA
This window encodes:
- the PIK1 gene encoding 1-phosphatidylinositol 4-kinase (similar to uniprot|P39104 Saccharomyces cerevisiae YNL267W PIK1 Phosphatidylinositol 4-kinase catalyzes first step in the biosynthesis of phosphatidylinositol-4 5-biphosphate may control cytokineses through the actin cytoskeleton), with translation MESTDDRNPDILLKYINSSNFTLYNNIEYLTRYADNIGIHFYLCEKLLSFPHKELQFYIPQLVQILLTMETESLALEEILLRLSSENPHFALITFWQLQALLGDLAHDPTSYSFQVARRVLNHLQFILFNTTRKNDNEKINENIAPALILCSMVTTGFAFPGLLEHTKPLIKSQGRRQKSYVFKLAKHAMKNLTKNLTLKNTLANSSSGRKVSSDSVTNIANVDLVDTVTTKEDVTYKKKRQDSISDLSFDMVDDIGEKLFEDHISNSIKLPKRRDTSYIHAVYKNPPITEEEYTNSMPDLRARSSSSASMPDLSAKKSMDAIRETTTNPSSYNESKRQMIDVTHLSTTKKIKLLKVNYFHCCTQFAIALESISQRLAQVPPEARLSALRAELSILNRDLPAEVDIPELLPVNKKGKLHKLIKISANEAQVLNSAEKVPYLLFIEFLKDDFDFDPTSEQNIKLLENNPRSSYIFDLSYVKQNNAPFKANMPLETSSGSANQEMDLADVSMVKLTNQSEAENYRHELMMKNAKTVPVIPPDSHTRGSELDFVADLQEATERLTDIKLHRDSSDDLATQMRVSAMMLAQLDQSPQQLSDSANQIRAKIIASMQEMQDKFGYRDLEAIHGMAGERKLENDFKTGGLTTSNDKTSTSYLGEDWNAKKEKIRKSSEFGHLPNWDLCSVISKSGDDLRQEAFACQLIQAMAAIWSKENVGVWVKKMNILITSSHTGLVETITNAISVHSIKKSLTTHMIEEGSLDEKGDIASLLDHFSRVYGDPNGFKFRHAQDNFASSLAAYSIICYLLRIKDRHNGNIMIDNEGHVVHIDFGFMLSNSPGSVGFEAAPFKLTYEYVEVMGGSESETFKKFVELCKAAFKALRKYADHIVSLCEIMQKDSLQPCFQAGDQTSVQLRQRFHLELSDEECDEFVENVLISKSLGSRYTRLYDHFQLLTQGIYS
- the LYP1 gene encoding lysine permease (similar to uniprot|P32487 Saccharomyces cerevisiae YNL268W LYP1 Lysine permease one of three amino acid permeases (Alp1p Can1p Lyp1p) responsible for uptake of cationic amino acids), with the translated sequence MGFPGSKYSSSSNSGIGVTKSIKGMFSTDSGTLSKRSKAGEDSIELSDVQVSSELYDHAESEEGEGDFHETEVKRALKPRHVSMIALGGTIGTGLFVGIAKPLSLSGPVGSLIAYIFMGSVVYFVTQSLGEMATFIPVTSSITVFSKRFLSPAFGVANGYMYWFNWAITYAVELSVLGQIINYWTDAVPLAAWIAIFWVLLTAANFFPVKWYGEFEFCVASIKVIAIVGYLLYALIIVCGGSSQGPIGFRYWRNPGPWGTGTIAKNVNKARFLGWVGSLVNASFTYQGTELVGITAGEASNPRKTVPKAINKVFFRILVFYIGSLFFVGLLVPYNSPQLESNSAVIASSPFVISIQNAGTKVLPDIFNAVVLVTILSAGNSNVYVGSRVLYSLALSGNAPKQFSYVTKQGVPYLGVICTALLGLLAFLATNENANTAFNWLINISTLAGLCAWFFISVAHIRFMQCLKLRGISRDSLPFKAKLMPWGAYYAAFFVGLIVFIQGFTAFAPRFDVSEFFTAYISLILLVVLFILCQLYYRCRFLTKIEDIDIDSDRREIDAIIWEDDEPKNLWEKFWVALA
- a CDS encoding amino acid permease (similar to uniprot|P04817 Saccharomyces cerevisiae YEL063C CAN1 Plasma membrane arginine permease requires phosphatidyl ethanolamine (PE) for localization exclusively associated with lipid rafts mutation confers canavanine resistance) → MTSIAQQIELEELEALHSNLSQSQSARSGMHVSNSKIDDPLRFSKDNNLTLEAIDDDSSRMFDPEGSIGQAEVKRALKPRHVSMIALGGTIGTGLFISISGPLWNAGPVGSLIAFMLIGTLAYSVTQSLGEMATFIPVTSSFTVFSQRFISPAVGAANGYMYWFSWAITFALELSIVGQIIQYWTDAVPLEAWIAIFWVLLVSFNMFPVKWYGEFEFWVASIKVIAIIGFLIYSLCMVCGAGPEGPIGFRYWRKPGPWGNGIIAKNVNKARFLGWVSSLISAAFTYQGTELVGITAGETKNPRKAVPRAINKVFFRILIFYIGSLFFIGLLVPYNDPKLEGSDNGSYIAQSPFLIAILNCRTPVLPHIFNAVILTTIISAGNSNVYVGSRILFGLSKNNLAPKFFSKTTKHGVPFIAVLITAVFGFLAYLNVSNDAQEVFDWLLNITAIAGFITWLLISISHIRFMQTLKHRGISRDDLPYKAKFMPYAAYYAAFFITVIIIIQGFTAFAPHFNVSDFFAAYISVFLFFIVWAIFQTIYRTKLFRTLDEVDIDSDRRDIDVIIWEEEEPKNLWEKFWAVAA